The nucleotide window CTTTGTCATATACTAATGTAACGGAAGCTCCGGAAAAAAGCGCTTGACACGACTTTCACAAACGTACAATAAAGTCTGACCCTGAAAATGGGAGATAATCATGGTTTGTAAGCGCTTTGGTCCGCGCACCATGTATGTAAGGCAATGGTTTTATTGACAAAAATCTACTTAGGAGGCTTAAATGTCCAACCTCGTAGCACCTCACGGTGGTAAAGGTCTCGTATGCTGCCTGCTCGAAGGCGCTGAGCTCGAAGCTGAAATCAAAAAAGCTGAAGGCCTGAAGACCCTTGAAATTTCCGATCGCGCCAAGGGCGATCTCATCATGATGGGTATCGGCGGTTTCTCTCCGCTGAACGGTTTCATGACCAAGGCATCCTGGAAGGGTGTTTGCGCCGACTTCCTGATGGAAGACGGCACCTTCTGGCCCATCCCCATCACCCTCGACACCGACGATGACGACATCAAGGTCGGCGACGAGATCGCTCTCAAGGCCAAGGACGGCGTCATCTACGCCACCATGAAGGTCGAAGAGAAGTACGAGATGACCGAGGCCGACAAGAAGTGGGAATGCGAAAACGTCTACAAGGGCGAAGGCGAAGAGTCCGCTGACGACGTCTTCTGGAAGGTCGCCATGGAAGATCATCCGGGCGTCCAGATGGTCATGGCCCAGGGCAAGTACAACCTGGCCGGTCCCGTCAAGGTCCTGTCCGAAGGCGACTACGCCAAGCGTTTCCCCGGTGTCTACCTGACCCCCGCCCAGATCCGTGCCGAGATGGAAAAGCGCGGCTGGTCCAACGTTGCCGCTCTGCAGCTGCGTAACCCCATGCACCGCTCCCACGAGTTCCTGGCCAAGATCGCCGTTGAAGTCTGTGACGGCGTCGTCATCCACTCCCTGATCGGCAACCTGAAGCCGGGCGACATCCCGGGTGACGTCCGCATCGAGTGCATCCAGATCCTCATCGACAACTACTTCGTTCCCGAGAACGTCATCAACGCCGGTTACCCCCTGGACATGCGTTACGCCGGTCCCCGCGAAGGTCTCATTCACGCCAC belongs to Pseudodesulfovibrio portus and includes:
- the sat gene encoding sulfate adenylyltransferase, which codes for MSNLVAPHGGKGLVCCLLEGAELEAEIKKAEGLKTLEISDRAKGDLIMMGIGGFSPLNGFMTKASWKGVCADFLMEDGTFWPIPITLDTDDDDIKVGDEIALKAKDGVIYATMKVEEKYEMTEADKKWECENVYKGEGEESADDVFWKVAMEDHPGVQMVMAQGKYNLAGPVKVLSEGDYAKRFPGVYLTPAQIRAEMEKRGWSNVAALQLRNPMHRSHEFLAKIAVEVCDGVVIHSLIGNLKPGDIPGDVRIECIQILIDNYFVPENVINAGYPLDMRYAGPREGLIHATFRQNYGINNMLIGRDHAGVGDFYGLFEAQEIFKKIPYQDGCTAEPGKALLCKNMNIDWTFYCYKCDGMASMRTCPHTKEDRVILSGTKLRKALSEGADVVDHFGRDEVLVRLREYYAGLTEKVEVKMQKAASGADM